Proteins found in one Bremerella volcania genomic segment:
- a CDS encoding hydrolase, producing MANIASHTDGGLLTKDNCALAFIDLQPQMSFGVASGIDRQLLVNNVLMLAKGAKEFDVPTIITTVETESFSGPTWPQLLDVFPDHTPIERTGMNSWDTQAFRDAIKATGKKNIILSGLWTEVCITWPTLNMLAEGYNIYVVDDACAGTSPAAHEAALSRMVQAGAVRMTTVATVLEFQRDWADKTHYNALMDLFREHGGGYGVGIEYAYTMVHKAPPARKSLK from the coding sequence ATGGCAAACATCGCTTCTCATACCGACGGCGGCTTACTGACCAAGGACAATTGTGCCCTTGCGTTTATTGACCTTCAACCTCAAATGTCATTTGGCGTTGCTAGCGGTATCGACCGGCAATTGCTCGTCAATAACGTTCTCATGCTCGCCAAGGGAGCCAAGGAATTTGACGTTCCGACGATCATTACGACCGTCGAAACGGAGTCGTTCAGCGGGCCGACATGGCCGCAACTACTCGACGTGTTCCCCGACCATACGCCGATCGAACGAACCGGCATGAACTCTTGGGACACGCAAGCGTTTCGCGATGCCATCAAGGCGACCGGTAAGAAGAATATCATTCTTTCCGGACTCTGGACCGAAGTCTGTATCACTTGGCCGACACTTAACATGTTGGCCGAAGGGTACAACATTTACGTTGTGGACGACGCTTGTGCCGGTACGTCGCCGGCTGCCCATGAGGCGGCTCTTTCGCGGATGGTTCAGGCCGGTGCGGTACGAATGACAACGGTCGCTACCGTGCTTGAATTCCAACGCGACTGGGCCGACAAGACGCATTACAACGCGTTGATGGATCTCTTTCGTGAGCATGGTGGCGGATACGGCGTTGGTATCGAGTATGCCTATACGATGGTCCATAAGGCTCCTCCGGCCCGCAAGTCTCTGAAGTAA
- a CDS encoding hydrolase — MTKTGLQALLTPEESALLLIDHQPFQFANLHSHEPTMVVNNVVGLAKGAKVFGVPTILTTVLEERGGLLIKGLQEVFPEQKPINRTLINTWEDHRVVEAIEKTGRRKLVVAALWTEICLAMPVIQALGDGYEVFIVTDASGGVTLEAHEMAVRRMVQAGAVPLTWLAVVSEWQRDWARESTLPGMVEIMTDHGGGSGVAFAWEMQLLGSSPR; from the coding sequence ATGACCAAGACTGGGCTTCAAGCTCTCCTAACTCCTGAAGAAAGCGCACTTCTGCTCATTGATCACCAGCCCTTTCAGTTCGCAAACCTACATAGCCACGAGCCGACGATGGTCGTCAACAATGTTGTCGGATTGGCCAAAGGAGCCAAAGTATTCGGTGTGCCAACGATCCTTACCACCGTGCTCGAAGAACGTGGTGGCCTGCTGATCAAAGGTTTACAAGAGGTATTTCCCGAACAAAAGCCCATCAATCGAACGCTTATCAATACCTGGGAAGACCATCGCGTTGTGGAAGCGATTGAGAAAACAGGACGAAGGAAGCTAGTCGTCGCGGCTTTATGGACAGAGATCTGCCTCGCGATGCCGGTCATTCAAGCCTTGGGGGACGGTTATGAAGTTTTCATTGTCACCGACGCTTCCGGCGGAGTCACCCTCGAAGCTCACGAAATGGCGGTTCGCCGGATGGTCCAAGCCGGTGCGGTACCGCTCACCTGGCTGGCCGTTGTTTCGGAGTGGCAGCGTGATTGGGCGAGAGAAAGCACGCTCCCTGGCATGGTCGAAATTATGACAGATCATGGTGGCGGGAGCGGAGTTGCGTTCGCCTGGGAAATGCAACTGCTTGGTTCAAGCCCCAGATGA
- a CDS encoding sigma-70 family RNA polymerase sigma factor, whose amino-acid sequence MDQGNTTIEVQKYLRELGGDAPSEPIVRALLERSAARLQTLCTTMLVRRYPRLLRPPMSLQSEEMLSAIVERLLKAMRSVHPETPRQFFALANRHMRWELNDLARRLDQQAQMPELYEDAIPSPETSGSILGADAIRMLEAIENLPAEEREVFELVRIQGITQSETAEILQVSSKTVQRRLNRGLVILSEQLSDLRPPDA is encoded by the coding sequence ATGGACCAGGGAAACACGACGATCGAAGTTCAGAAATACTTGCGGGAACTCGGTGGAGATGCCCCGTCCGAACCGATCGTACGTGCCTTGCTAGAAAGGTCGGCCGCTCGTTTGCAAACGCTATGCACTACGATGCTGGTTCGCCGGTATCCTCGACTGTTGCGCCCCCCCATGAGTCTTCAGTCGGAAGAGATGCTGAGCGCGATCGTTGAGCGACTCCTCAAAGCCATGCGGAGCGTGCACCCCGAGACCCCCAGGCAGTTCTTCGCGCTGGCAAATCGCCACATGCGATGGGAACTAAATGACCTGGCCCGACGCTTAGATCAACAGGCACAAATGCCTGAGCTCTACGAGGACGCCATTCCCTCTCCGGAAACTTCAGGATCGATTCTCGGGGCCGATGCGATCAGAATGCTGGAAGCGATCGAGAATCTCCCGGCCGAAGAACGCGAAGTTTTCGAGTTGGTTCGTATCCAAGGTATCACGCAGAGTGAGACCGCTGAGATCCTTCAGGTTTCGAGCAAGACAGTGCAGCGCCGCCTGAATCGCGGTCTCGTGATCTTGAGTGAGCAGCTTAGCGATCTTCGTCCCCCTGATGCCTAA
- a CDS encoding protein kinase domain-containing protein — protein sequence MGESTPRNDGPADKPSPRDEAQIRALLEEILETNKLPREVSGGDIVLERILEERLHRLRGVHAEMEAMFPTPVAGTSPTRRLLRDSFQSNDRLPEIPGYEVLDVIGTGGMGVVYRARHLKLNRLVAIKMVLLGAYASREDLECLLREAQNVAALRHPNIVQVYDVAEHDGFPYYSMELLEKGDLAQMLQGKPRPAKDAADLVRVLADAIHAAHLAGIVHRDLKPGNILLNEDQTTKIGDFSLSRRVELDSTRSTKVPRAGTPSYMAPEQAAGERNAIQPTVDIYSLGAVLYELLTGRPPFKAETSAETLQQVIHDDPVSPSQLNSRVPCDLQTICLKCLQKDPTRRYLSAADLADDLNRFLSGEPIHARPISFAERTFKWCRRRPAISVAMVVSVIALTGAITGGFWIQQLEHARHTEEIVRREGARKYITSSLPLLSQLVRSRQWSDAKGVLRTARTRLEDAQSSDLEIRLTAAAEEFEIAEELERIRQSFPEPNDAGYNYLPARDAYAKVFHRFGIGSDVEVKTAALRISESSLREELLMALDYAAFTENFNADDSELRRLLSMGRTAAPSHWQDRFRDPATWKDLPSLQRLVNDASTAQPPPLSHQMVMVGFLLSSLNHNHTAIEILREAHLRDPSDFWVNLELGHVLSHQNKNAEAIQYFRAAVALKPTHFVAWTWLGRAQLSNANSEAAIVSLRRAISLRPEYPTSWQILISALAASERWDEALAAQRDALAANSPIMKHEGTAAVLRLCRGRSAAAKQQWPLAVESYADAIAGGYAINTEVWFEYAAVRILADDATGHREVCTAMLDRCEKDNLRRFLVARACTLVRGTDQELARAAEEGMPELDLHAETFWSLTQRGALLCRQKKHREAIAVLEQSLRANSRPEDCIITWVWLSRANLSLEEEDAARMWLGQVNNLLDQSTTKPDGIHLHNWLEALTLRRELVATLADSAPVIKIN from the coding sequence GTGGGTGAATCGACGCCCCGTAACGATGGTCCCGCCGACAAGCCTTCACCACGTGATGAGGCTCAAATCCGTGCGCTCCTTGAGGAGATACTTGAGACGAACAAATTGCCTCGTGAGGTGAGTGGCGGCGACATCGTACTTGAGCGAATACTTGAAGAACGGCTGCACCGATTACGCGGAGTTCATGCCGAGATGGAGGCGATGTTTCCCACACCTGTTGCAGGCACAAGCCCGACCCGACGTTTGCTGCGGGACAGTTTCCAGAGCAATGATCGCCTTCCCGAGATCCCCGGATACGAAGTTCTCGATGTCATTGGCACGGGAGGAATGGGGGTCGTATACCGCGCTCGGCACCTCAAACTCAACCGGTTGGTCGCGATCAAGATGGTGCTGCTTGGGGCGTACGCATCCCGTGAGGACTTGGAATGCTTGCTGCGCGAAGCTCAGAATGTCGCGGCTTTGCGTCATCCCAACATCGTACAGGTATATGACGTCGCGGAGCATGACGGCTTTCCCTACTACTCCATGGAGCTTCTCGAGAAAGGGGATCTCGCCCAAATGCTCCAGGGGAAACCACGCCCCGCAAAGGATGCGGCGGATCTCGTTCGCGTGCTGGCCGATGCGATCCATGCGGCGCATCTTGCAGGCATCGTTCATCGCGACCTGAAGCCTGGCAATATTCTTCTCAACGAGGACCAGACCACAAAAATCGGAGACTTCAGTCTTTCGAGAAGGGTTGAACTCGACTCGACTAGATCAACGAAAGTACCACGTGCCGGCACGCCCAGTTATATGGCCCCCGAGCAAGCCGCCGGCGAACGCAACGCGATTCAGCCAACGGTCGATATCTACTCGTTAGGAGCCGTCCTCTATGAGCTACTTACTGGACGTCCGCCCTTCAAAGCCGAGACTTCCGCCGAGACCCTTCAGCAGGTTATCCATGATGACCCCGTGTCACCTTCGCAGTTAAACTCGCGTGTGCCATGCGATTTGCAGACGATCTGTCTTAAATGTCTTCAGAAGGATCCTACGAGACGATATCTAAGTGCGGCAGACCTTGCCGACGACCTCAATCGCTTCCTGAGTGGTGAGCCAATTCATGCAAGACCTATCAGTTTCGCAGAGCGGACGTTCAAATGGTGTAGGCGACGTCCTGCCATTTCCGTTGCTATGGTAGTATCCGTCATCGCTCTTACCGGAGCTATTACCGGGGGATTCTGGATTCAACAACTGGAGCACGCTCGGCACACCGAAGAAATTGTTCGTCGTGAGGGAGCGCGAAAATACATCACATCCTCGTTACCGCTGCTCTCGCAATTAGTTAGAAGCCGGCAATGGTCGGATGCCAAGGGCGTACTACGCACAGCGAGGACACGTCTAGAAGACGCTCAATCATCGGATCTCGAAATTAGACTAACTGCGGCGGCGGAGGAGTTCGAGATTGCTGAAGAACTCGAACGCATCCGCCAAAGTTTTCCAGAGCCCAACGATGCGGGCTACAACTACTTACCCGCCCGCGACGCCTACGCCAAAGTCTTTCACCGCTTTGGGATTGGAAGCGACGTTGAGGTGAAAACAGCTGCTTTGCGTATCAGTGAGTCATCCCTTCGCGAAGAACTTCTGATGGCTTTGGACTACGCTGCCTTCACGGAAAACTTCAATGCTGACGACTCCGAACTGCGAAGGCTTCTAAGCATGGGTCGCACTGCAGCACCGAGCCACTGGCAGGACCGCTTTCGGGACCCAGCTACCTGGAAGGATCTTCCGAGTCTCCAGCGACTTGTCAACGATGCTTCAACCGCCCAACCACCCCCATTGAGCCATCAGATGGTTATGGTCGGATTTCTGCTCAGCTCGTTAAATCACAACCACACTGCGATCGAGATCTTGCGAGAAGCTCACCTACGTGATCCCTCAGACTTCTGGGTAAACCTCGAGCTTGGTCATGTTCTCTCACATCAGAATAAAAACGCCGAGGCGATCCAGTACTTTCGGGCGGCTGTTGCTCTGAAGCCAACGCACTTTGTCGCTTGGACCTGGTTGGGTCGTGCGCAGCTTTCAAACGCGAACTCGGAGGCGGCAATTGTGTCACTTCGCCGAGCTATCTCGCTTCGCCCAGAGTATCCGACGAGTTGGCAGATTCTGATTAGCGCGCTGGCAGCTTCAGAACGCTGGGATGAGGCACTTGCTGCACAACGAGATGCCCTGGCTGCAAACTCCCCAATTATGAAGCACGAGGGAACAGCCGCCGTGCTTCGCCTGTGCCGCGGCCGGTCAGCAGCCGCAAAGCAACAGTGGCCGCTCGCGGTCGAGTCTTACGCTGACGCGATCGCTGGAGGCTACGCCATCAATACGGAAGTGTGGTTTGAATACGCTGCGGTTCGCATTTTGGCAGACGATGCAACGGGCCACCGCGAGGTGTGCACCGCGATGCTTGATCGGTGCGAGAAAGACAACTTACGCAGATTTCTGGTGGCGCGAGCATGTACGCTCGTGAGAGGTACAGATCAAGAATTGGCACGAGCCGCAGAAGAGGGGATGCCGGAACTGGATCTGCACGCCGAGACCTTTTGGTCTCTGACGCAGCGGGGCGCGTTACTTTGTCGACAAAAAAAACATCGGGAGGCAATTGCTGTGCTAGAGCAGAGTCTCCGTGCCAATTCGCGGCCAGAGGACTGCATTATTACGTGGGTCTGGCTTTCGCGTGCAAACCTAAGCCTGGAGGAAGAGGATGCCGCGCGAATGTGGCTCGGCCAAGTCAATAATTTGCTGGATCAGAGTACAACCAAGCCGGACGGGATTCACTTACATAATTGGCTTGAGGCACTGACACTTCGTCGCGAACTTGTAGCCACACTCGCGGACTCGGCCCCGGTAATCAAAATCAACTAA
- a CDS encoding DUF4279 domain-containing protein, which produces MPARSESLVTAGLDDYRFVASLHVQHPSVDPNEVTVALKQEPKSVKRRGERRRRPDGDLLTGNYDENHWSVDLEIVAGHDVPEFLRYLINTPTSDAMDLTRRIDDTGGSVTVFIGVFADRLCDFEIPASTLRQLGDAGVSVRLDYYGVSNEQNSDAAEQSGEREPPVMRDLKS; this is translated from the coding sequence ATGCCAGCTCGATCCGAATCACTGGTAACCGCAGGACTCGACGACTACCGATTTGTCGCTTCGTTGCATGTCCAACATCCTTCGGTAGATCCTAATGAGGTGACAGTCGCGCTCAAGCAGGAACCCAAAAGCGTGAAACGGCGTGGCGAGCGGCGGAGAAGACCGGACGGAGACCTGCTTACCGGAAACTACGATGAAAACCACTGGAGTGTTGATCTCGAAATCGTTGCCGGTCACGACGTTCCGGAATTCCTACGATACCTGATTAACACACCAACATCCGATGCGATGGACTTGACCCGAAGAATAGACGACACTGGCGGGTCAGTTACGGTATTCATAGGGGTGTTTGCAGACCGACTCTGCGACTTTGAGATACCAGCATCTACCCTGCGTCAACTAGGCGACGCCGGCGTTTCTGTCCGGCTCGACTACTACGGCGTTAGCAACGAACAAAACAGCGACGCGGCAGAACAAAGCGGTGAACGGGAGCCGCCGGTGATGCGGGATTTGAAATCATAG
- a CDS encoding prenyltransferase/squalene oxidase repeat-containing protein produces MTGDDNTSPKDSHDAGKPGADQSPGGQSPKKAPISFGSAPSSTDAWNVVPTSPAPISNPNAQPLKTPAPKKNNKVPLSPQTPPSPAPKEEAAKEPQENSTNPSPAEKPKRVEKVPPAAKAKKPTLKAEQKPAAEPKPKSKPVEQPAPSAEKRQEAVESKAPASSPEKSKPRPQPAQPASEASPSETHARKHRWHPEIPIVEKPAEVASLVETDATDDEPLINKIRGLAIHETPAWAVSLVIHFAIVIVLALFTVATYHQDVHTVEATYSEELGEQLEHEILVLDTEEFEVDANSGALETLIDSREMPMPKSLMNVELIGTEAAKLDDQDTPGVDLKARGDGATRRVLLKAYGGNATTEQAVADALDWLKRNQMKDGSWSLKGDYSDGSSIENKVSATAMALLAFQGAGHTDRAGTHAATVEKGWKYLFRQLDADGSFLQGGSIPNQHRPYTQAQATIALCELYAMTGDEELKPRAQAAINYSLQWQAPEGGWRYTPGVESDLSVTGWFLMALQSARMGNLDVPEEALINVDQFLETVASKPIEGQGFTLGSRYQYRDSRAEKATPTMTAEGLLCRQYRGWNQDDPRLVEGMDYLLDNPIQWEQPDVYYWYYATQVAHHLEGDAWRNWNKDMRQIIPENQEKRGREKGSWDPARDDNGVKAGRLFMTCLCTYMLEVYYRHLPIYSKHHFTGG; encoded by the coding sequence GTGACTGGAGACGACAACACTTCGCCAAAAGACTCGCACGACGCCGGTAAGCCGGGTGCAGATCAGAGTCCCGGCGGCCAAAGCCCCAAGAAGGCCCCGATTTCGTTCGGCAGTGCCCCTTCGAGCACCGACGCTTGGAATGTCGTTCCCACTTCTCCCGCGCCGATCAGTAATCCTAATGCTCAGCCTCTGAAGACGCCGGCACCCAAAAAGAACAACAAGGTCCCGCTGTCTCCTCAGACGCCTCCCTCCCCTGCACCGAAGGAGGAAGCTGCTAAAGAGCCGCAAGAGAATTCCACCAACCCATCACCGGCCGAGAAGCCGAAAAGGGTTGAAAAGGTTCCCCCCGCCGCGAAAGCGAAGAAGCCGACTCTGAAGGCCGAGCAGAAACCGGCCGCGGAGCCCAAACCCAAGTCAAAGCCTGTCGAACAGCCTGCTCCTTCCGCTGAAAAACGCCAGGAAGCGGTCGAGTCGAAAGCCCCGGCCTCGTCGCCAGAAAAGTCGAAGCCGAGACCACAACCTGCACAGCCTGCTTCCGAAGCGTCTCCTTCCGAAACACACGCCAGGAAGCACCGCTGGCATCCCGAGATCCCCATCGTCGAGAAGCCCGCCGAAGTCGCTTCGCTGGTCGAGACCGACGCGACCGATGACGAGCCGCTGATCAATAAGATTCGCGGTCTCGCGATTCACGAGACACCGGCCTGGGCGGTGAGCCTGGTGATTCACTTCGCCATCGTGATCGTGCTGGCTCTGTTCACGGTGGCCACCTACCATCAGGACGTGCATACCGTCGAGGCGACCTACTCCGAGGAACTCGGCGAACAACTCGAACACGAGATCCTGGTCCTCGACACGGAAGAGTTTGAAGTCGATGCCAACTCCGGGGCGCTCGAGACGCTGATCGATTCGCGAGAGATGCCGATGCCCAAGTCGCTGATGAATGTCGAACTGATCGGCACCGAGGCGGCCAAGCTGGACGATCAAGATACGCCTGGCGTCGACCTGAAAGCACGGGGCGATGGGGCCACGCGGCGCGTGCTGCTCAAAGCGTACGGCGGCAACGCAACCACCGAACAGGCCGTCGCCGACGCGCTCGATTGGCTCAAGCGCAACCAGATGAAAGATGGTTCGTGGAGCTTAAAGGGGGACTATTCCGACGGATCGAGCATCGAGAACAAAGTTTCCGCCACCGCGATGGCTCTGCTGGCGTTCCAAGGGGCCGGCCACACTGATCGAGCCGGGACCCACGCCGCCACCGTCGAGAAGGGTTGGAAATATCTCTTCCGGCAACTCGACGCGGACGGAAGCTTTCTGCAAGGAGGCTCGATACCGAATCAGCATCGCCCCTACACGCAGGCTCAAGCGACGATCGCCCTATGCGAACTGTACGCGATGACCGGCGACGAAGAGTTGAAGCCCAGGGCCCAAGCGGCGATCAATTACTCCCTCCAATGGCAGGCACCCGAAGGGGGCTGGCGGTATACGCCTGGGGTTGAGTCCGATCTGTCGGTGACCGGTTGGTTTCTGATGGCGCTGCAAAGTGCTCGAATGGGGAATCTCGACGTGCCTGAGGAGGCGCTAATCAACGTCGATCAATTCCTGGAAACGGTCGCCTCGAAGCCAATCGAGGGACAAGGCTTCACGCTTGGTAGCCGCTATCAATACCGCGACTCCCGGGCCGAAAAGGCAACACCCACGATGACCGCCGAGGGGCTTCTTTGTCGACAATATCGGGGCTGGAACCAGGACGACCCGCGGCTGGTGGAAGGGATGGACTACCTGCTGGACAATCCCATCCAATGGGAACAGCCGGACGTCTACTACTGGTACTACGCCACCCAGGTTGCCCATCACCTGGAAGGGGATGCCTGGCGAAACTGGAACAAGGACATGCGGCAAATCATTCCCGAGAATCAAGAGAAGCGCGGCCGCGAGAAAGGAAGCTGGGACCCGGCTCGTGACGACAATGGGGTGAAAGCAGGCCGCCTGTTCATGACCTGTCTGTGCACTTACATGCTGGAAGTCTATTACCGGCATCTGCCGATCTACAGCAAGCACCACTTCACCGGTGGTTAG
- a CDS encoding YqaE/Pmp3 family membrane protein gives MTAVTKNEGTADVIRILLAIVLPPVGVFFEVGLGLHFWLNILLTLFGYIPGIIHAVWVILRK, from the coding sequence ATGACCGCTGTTACCAAAAACGAAGGAACTGCTGACGTTATTCGCATTTTGTTGGCCATCGTCCTCCCGCCAGTCGGTGTGTTCTTTGAAGTGGGGCTTGGGCTTCACTTCTGGCTGAATATCCTGCTGACGCTGTTTGGCTACATCCCCGGTATCATCCACGCCGTCTGGGTGATCCTGCGAAAGTAA
- a CDS encoding PA2169 family four-helix-bundle protein, producing MSLETKTKLTAETLSIVQELVKINVDSRDTFLELADVTGNASVAIMFRELAGERNRNVAELESLMNFNREKPDESASVAATYHRILIGLRSALGAGTATMLNEAESAEQKIQDKYEEVLKREPGSAVSDILHRQYGAVRAAHERVRAIRDAHRRAS from the coding sequence ATGTCACTCGAAACCAAAACCAAGCTAACGGCGGAGACGCTCTCGATCGTGCAAGAGTTGGTCAAGATCAACGTCGACAGCCGAGACACCTTTCTGGAACTCGCCGACGTCACGGGAAATGCCTCGGTGGCCATCATGTTTCGCGAGCTTGCGGGCGAGCGAAATCGAAACGTTGCCGAGTTGGAATCACTCATGAATTTCAATCGCGAGAAGCCTGATGAATCGGCTAGCGTCGCCGCCACCTACCACCGCATTCTGATTGGTCTGCGAAGTGCGCTGGGCGCCGGTACGGCGACCATGCTGAACGAAGCGGAATCGGCCGAACAGAAGATTCAAGATAAATACGAAGAGGTCCTGAAACGCGAGCCTGGCTCGGCCGTCAGCGACATTCTTCATCGCCAATATGGGGCGGTTCGAGCGGCTCATGAACGAGTGCGTGCCATTCGTGATGCCCACCGCCGAGCATCCTGA
- a CDS encoding DUF3309 family protein, whose translation MGLLEIVLLIVLIMILMGAIPAWPHSRNWGYAPSGGIATILIIVLLLILLF comes from the coding sequence ATGGGTCTGCTAGAAATCGTCTTACTAATTGTCTTGATCATGATTCTGATGGGAGCGATTCCGGCTTGGCCTCACAGTCGAAACTGGGGCTATGCTCCCAGTGGCGGTATCGCCACGATCCTGATCATTGTGCTGCTTCTCATCTTGCTGTTCTGA